In the Leptospira barantonii genome, GTTCAATGGATATGCGAGACATAGCTTCAGCCGAACTATAATGACGATTCTTGAGAGAATTTATGATTTGAGTATCAAACTCACAAATTGCATTAATTAAATATATTGCCACTGGTTCCAAAATTCCTTTTCTAAGAAAAATTTTTCTATTAGCTCGCATCTCATTATGCATTCTAATTATATCTGAATGTATTTGTTCCAAAACCGGAAAATCACGTCCGTGCGATAAATATGTTTCACGAACTTGATTAATTTTATCATTTATTGAATCCATTAGCACAACCTAAAGCTCCTAAAATTAAAACTTACTACAAAGTGTAAACTGACTGCGTAGTGATAGCATTCACCTGACAGCTCGGTAAAACCGGCAGCTCCGATTTCTTCTGAAAGTAAAAAGATTTTACCACAAATTATTCAAACTCCACAGAAACCCGATGCTCACCAACACCAATGCGGTAGAAAAAGCAAAAAGAAGAAAGCTAAATTTGTTAGAGCTTGCTAACGAATTAGAAAGTGTAAGTAAAGCCTGCAAGATTATGTGATATTCCCATCAGCCATTCTTCGAGATCCGAAGAAACGTTCCGACCTACGAAGCAGAGGGGCTCTTAGATCGAATCCAGGAACCAACGAACTTCTTCCTAATAGAGTTAATCGAACACAAAACCGACGACCTCAGAGTAACGGATAGGTCGAACGACTTCATCGAACTTTACTCTATGAGTATTTCAGAATCGCAGGTCGAACTAAATTTTACTAGTCGATTGAGGAAATGCCGATCGACTTAAAAATCTTATTTGAAGAATACAATTACAAAGGCGCTCACTAAAGAAGAAGCTGAACTGAAGAACTCCTTTTCAAATTTTTACCACTGGAATCAAAATTGAAGCCAACGAGGAACCAAGCTCAGAAGATTAGTCAATTTATTTCAAAAGGAACGGTCAGGTAAATACTATTACGTACGCAATATTCTGACAGGGGAAGGTAGACTAAGGTTGTTTACATAATGGGAGATATGTAAATAAACGGATTATATAGACTTTCCGTAACAAAGGAACATTCACTATTCGTTAATAAATACTCTTCGCATATAATTAAAGTATACAAACTTATTTCAAACTCATTATTATAAAGATTTTGAATGTATCATATCAATCAATCTCTTCGAAATTTTTCCATTCTTAATATTACATTCCCAAATTCTAAAAACAGACCATCCGCTTTCTCGTAATTTTTTATTTATCTTTTTATCTCGGTTCTTATTATTTTCAATTTTTTCTTCCCAGAAAGAAATATTTGACTTAGGTTTTAAATTCCTACAGTTATGCCCGTGCCAAAAACAACCATCGGCGAATACAGCAACTTTATGATTAGGAAAAACGAAATCGGGCTTTCCGATTACTAAAATATTTCTTCTCCAACCTTTGAGCTTATGTATTCGAAAGAGCTTAATTAGAGATAATTCAGTGGAAGAATTACCTTTACTTTTTATCTGCGACATGATCCAAGATCGCCGGTCAACTGAAACTACATCCATTTCATATTACTCAATACTCAAATTAAAAAATTAATAACTCGAATTTCAATTTTCTTATATTATTTGCACATCAAACTGTCTATTATTTCAGCTGCGAATTATCGTCCTTACTTTAATTATGTTTCAAAGTATTTAACAATGCACTAAAATTCGAAAATTCATTGACCTTGATAAGCGATTTAAAATATAACAAATCAGTGTAGTTGTCGTGGCATTATATCGAGCCGTTAGGCTATTCTTAAGACAATCATGGATTTAATATGACAAATAAACCTGAACCCGACAAGGTCCAAGCCTCCCCAACAAAAAGATTCTTCGTCGAGATGTTAACCAGAGATATCGAACTCGAAGACGCTATTCTAGACCTGATTGATAATTGTCTCGACGGTGCAATCAGAAAAATTGGAAAGAATAATCTATCCAATACCCCTGAGCCTTACAAAGGCTATTTTGCAGAAATCATCTTTGACAAGTCTTCATTTACGATTAAAGACAATTGTGGTGGGATATCATTATCTATAGCCAAAGAAGTAGCATTTAAATTAGGAAGACCTAATAATTCTAACAATAACTCTTCTCATACAATTGGCATCTACGGCATAGGAATGAAGAGGGCTATATTTAAAATTTGTTCTGAAGCCACAGTGATTTCTGCAACTGAAAACGAAAATTTTGAAGTTTCCATTCCGAAAGAATGGATGGAAAACGATAACGAATGGGAGCTTGAATTAAAACATAATTCAAAAAATCAAAGCGAAATCGGCACAACAATAAAGATGAAACATATAAGGCCGGAAATCGCTTTAAAATTCGCAAATTCCAATCTCAATTTTTATAGTGAACTTATACAAAGGATTTCTAGTCATTATAGCCTTATACTTGAAAAAGGTTTTAAAATCTTAGTAAACAGCTACGATGTAAAACCCAAAAGTATACAATTTATCGCCAACTTTGATAGCGATTCAAATAATAATCAAACTTTCCAACCATATTATTATCAAGGCAAATCTGGAAAAGTTACCATTGATATAGTTATTGGCTTTTATCGGCCTATGCCAAGTGCTGAAGAAATAGAAGATGATCAAGAAGGACGTCACTCGGCCGAGCAGGCCGGAATAACAATTTTATGTAATGATCGAGTTGTTTTAGAAAGCGATAAAACTAGACTTACAGGCTGGGGCGAAGAAACAGTCCCAAATTTTCACAATCAATTTATTGCTATAGCCGGTATCGTACAATATTCAAGCGATGATGCATCTTTACTTCCACTAACAACGACCAAACGAGGTATTGATTTAGGCTCTGATTTATATTTATATACAAAAAAGTTTATGCGCGAAGGCATACGAACCTTCACTCAATACACTAATAAGTGGAAATTAAATATCTCAGAAGAAAAAAAACATCGGCCGAACCAAAACTATTCTCCAAAAGATATTTTAAGCAAACTATCGAAGCAGAAAAACACAAATTGGACCAAAGATAAATCTAGTGGAAATAAATATGATGGAAAAAGATTTATTCCAAAACTGCCAGAGCCGGAAAGAGATAGCGCAGAATTTAA is a window encoding:
- a CDS encoding ATP-binding protein, with translation MTNKPEPDKVQASPTKRFFVEMLTRDIELEDAILDLIDNCLDGAIRKIGKNNLSNTPEPYKGYFAEIIFDKSSFTIKDNCGGISLSIAKEVAFKLGRPNNSNNNSSHTIGIYGIGMKRAIFKICSEATVISATENENFEVSIPKEWMENDNEWELELKHNSKNQSEIGTTIKMKHIRPEIALKFANSNLNFYSELIQRISSHYSLILEKGFKILVNSYDVKPKSIQFIANFDSDSNNNQTFQPYYYQGKSGKVTIDIVIGFYRPMPSAEEIEDDQEGRHSAEQAGITILCNDRVVLESDKTRLTGWGEETVPNFHNQFIAIAGIVQYSSDDASLLPLTTTKRGIDLGSDLYLYTKKFMREGIRTFTQYTNKWKLNISEEKKHRPNQNYSPKDILSKLSKQKNTNWTKDKSSGNKYDGKRFIPKLPEPERDSAEFKVIRFTKKIKDIEKVSNILFDIKDEKPATVGEAAFDFVLKGSKKK
- a CDS encoding very short patch repair endonuclease, with translation MDVVSVDRRSWIMSQIKSKGNSSTELSLIKLFRIHKLKGWRRNILVIGKPDFVFPNHKVAVFADGCFWHGHNCRNLKPKSNISFWEEKIENNKNRDKKINKKLRESGWSVFRIWECNIKNGKISKRLIDMIHSKSL